In Tachysurus vachellii isolate PV-2020 chromosome 1, HZAU_Pvac_v1, whole genome shotgun sequence, a genomic segment contains:
- the si:dkey-93h22.7 gene encoding titin isoform X2, whose product MNQRTFFLLVIMGFFAMWQKAVPVNGTHISSPSSTEDFWEGDSLTLQCNITSGTYVSYKWFLNDRLIHNDSNVLHMSNLSNKHNGKYVCVAKSYLNETFYYHSTSEAWNVYVKEHLTKPEISIEVIKNSDGNISACVKCLVTKGSPPINFTLFNNNHNVDAVTSEHMDALFTLPIALDQDMGTVYCQANNRKHPLKSKELKLKVDSVGGTVTMRLQKSVGKDFEVLGVWLHCLVERGTLIQYNWFINNTRLERKGSFYRTFKSDNSGLTVRLYPNSDTAGFYRCEAFNSFDNTTSVSSTKTLISHEVFNVIPTEEAAIIFTCFSLLICAVLACCIFGVVLRKKRARTYMFKLKDFTDMHSLLVDDHDDDKNMIEENIYKEKNDALDTEAYTDNIFNMLEVLQASMMKDSDESEEEDTNLHYSF is encoded by the exons ATGAACCAAAGGACTTTCTTTCTGCTGGTTATCATGG gcTTTTTTGCCATGTGGCAGAAGGCAG tGCCTGTAAATGGTACACACATATCAAGCCCCTCAAGTACAGAAGATTTTTGGGAAGGAGACAGTCTGACTTTACAGTGTAATATAACTAGCGGAACTTATGTATCATATAAATGGTTCCTGAATGACCGTCTGATCCACAATGACAGCAATGTACTGCATATGTCAAACCTTTCCAATAAGCACAACGGAAAATATGTCTGTGTTGCTAAAAGCTACCTTAATGAGACATTTTATTACCACAGCACATCTGAAGCATGGAATGTTTACGTTAAAG AGCACCTGACAAAGCCTGAAATCTCAATTGAGGTCATCAAGAATAGTGATGGAAATATTAGCGCTTGTGTAAAATGCCTTGTGACAAAAGGTTCACCCCCCATAAACTTTACCCTTTTCAATAACAATCACAATGTTGATGCAGTCACCAGTGAACACATGGATGCCTTATTTACACTGCCTATTGCACTGGACCAAGACATGGGCACAGTGTATTGCCAAGCAAACAACAGGAAACATCCACTGAAGAGCAAAGAGCTGAAACTTAAAGTGG ATTCAGTAGGGGGCACTGTGACAATGAGACTGCAAAAATCTGTAGGGAAGGACTTTGAAGTGTTGGGTGTATGGCTGCATTGCCTTGTGGAGAGAGGAACGCTTATCCAGTACAACTGGTTCATCAATAACACAAGACTGGAGAGAAAAGGGTCATTTTATAGAACATTCAAATCAGACAACTCAGGCCTCACAGTCAGGCTGTACCCAAACAGTGATACTGCTGGGTTCTACCGCTGCGAGGCGTTTAACTCATTTGACAACACTACAAGTGTGAGCAGTACAAAGACTCTGATTAGTCATGAAG TGTTTAACGTAATACCAACCGAAGAGGCAGCCATCATTTTTACCTGTTTCTCATTGCTGATTTGTGCCGTGTTAGCTTGCTGTATTTTTGGAGTTGTGTTAC gaaaaaagCGAGCCAGGACATATAT GTTTAAACTTAAAGACTTCACAGACATGCATAGCTTACTGgttgatgatcatgatgatgataaaaatatgattgagGAGAACatatataaagagaaaaatgatGCACTG gatACAGAGGCATATACTgacaatatatttaatatgctggAAGTTTTACAAGCCTCCATGATGAAAGACTCTGATGAG AGTGAAGAGGAAGACACCAACTTGCATTACAGTTTCTGA
- the syngr2b gene encoding synaptogyrin-2b — protein MESRETTAYGASLAGGSFDFVKFIKQPLTILRILNWVFAIVVFATIVAEGYVNEKDSSQVVCIFNQNDGACNYGAGIGVIAFLATSAFIFADAYLPLMSSAQERKRLVMADIGFSGLWTFLWFVCFCLLANQWTNTLDKTAIPVDAAQAIIVFSFFSFITWGVVTYLALMRFRQGVGEIKHNFAETAPEHNSPYQSSTIPHDPSPYGDTTYPSDLYQQPPFMGKPEPAGNSNYQPPSY, from the exons ATGGAGTCGCGCGAGACAACAGCATACGGAGCCTCATTAGCTGGCGGATCTTTCGATTTTGTCAAATTTATCAAACAACCACTAACCATCTTACGGATTCTCAATTGg GTGTTTGCCATTGTGGTTTTCGCCACCATTGTAGCAGAGGGatatgtaaatgaaaaagaCTCATCACAGGTGGTCTGCATATTCAACCAAAACGACGGGGCCTGCAATTATGGAGCGGGTATCGGGGTCATCGCCTTTCTCGCAACGTCTGCCTTCATCTTTGCTGATGCGTATCTTCCCCTGATGAGCAGCGCACAAGAGAGGAAGCGTCTTGTGATGGCTGACATTGGGTTCTcag GGCTCTGGACATTtctgtggtttgtgtgtttttgcctCTTGGCAAATCAGTGGACGAACACCCTTGACAAAACAGCCATCCCTGTTGATGCAGCTCAAGCCATCAttgtcttttccttcttctccttcattaCATGG GGTGTGGTGACCTATTTGGCCCTGATGAGATTTCGCCAAGGTGTTGGAGAGATCAAGCACAACTTTGCTGAAACTGCTCCAGAGCACAACTCCCCTTACCAATCATCAACAATCCCTCACGATCCCTCACCATACGGGGATACTACTTACCCTTCAGACCTCTACCAGCAGCCCCCCTTCATGGGTAAACCCGAGCCGGCTGGCAACAGTAACTACCAGCCACCAAGCTACTGA
- the si:dkey-93h22.7 gene encoding uncharacterized protein si:dkey-93h22.7 isoform X1, translated as MNQRTFFLLVIMGFFAMWQKADTQIILGKPELSGPLISVTEDILEFFCKLDDIQTNETILYQLFHEGNLNKALAEYSSHSQEKAKFVIIAALFHDGRLMCKASMQNNSNITPTYSNWIDFHVLVPVNGTHISSPSSTEDFWEGDSLTLQCNITSGTYVSYKWFLNDRLIHNDSNVLHMSNLSNKHNGKYVCVAKSYLNETFYYHSTSEAWNVYVKEHLTKPEISIEVIKNSDGNISACVKCLVTKGSPPINFTLFNNNHNVDAVTSEHMDALFTLPIALDQDMGTVYCQANNRKHPLKSKELKLKVDSVGGTVTMRLQKSVGKDFEVLGVWLHCLVERGTLIQYNWFINNTRLERKGSFYRTFKSDNSGLTVRLYPNSDTAGFYRCEAFNSFDNTTSVSSTKTLISHEVFNVIPTEEAAIIFTCFSLLICAVLACCIFGVVLRKKRARTYMFKLKDFTDMHSLLVDDHDDDKNMIEENIYKEKNDALDTEAYTDNIFNMLEVLQASMMKDSDESEEEDTNLHYSF; from the exons ATGAACCAAAGGACTTTCTTTCTGCTGGTTATCATGG gcTTTTTTGCCATGTGGCAGAAGGCAG aTACTCAGATTATTTTAGGTAAACCTGAACTCAGTGGTCCCTTGATAAGTGTTACTGAAGATATTCTGGAATTTTTCTGCAAACTAGACGATATCCAAACAAACGAGACTATTCTGTATCAGTTGTTTCATGAAGGTAATTTAAATAAGGCTTTGGCTGAGTACAGCTCTCACAGCCAAGAGAAAGCCAAATTTGTTATTATAGCAGCTCTTTTTCATGATGGAAGGTTAATGTGCAAGGCCAGCATGCAAAACAACTCAAATATCACTCCTACCTACAGCAACTGGATAGACTTCCACGTATTGG tGCCTGTAAATGGTACACACATATCAAGCCCCTCAAGTACAGAAGATTTTTGGGAAGGAGACAGTCTGACTTTACAGTGTAATATAACTAGCGGAACTTATGTATCATATAAATGGTTCCTGAATGACCGTCTGATCCACAATGACAGCAATGTACTGCATATGTCAAACCTTTCCAATAAGCACAACGGAAAATATGTCTGTGTTGCTAAAAGCTACCTTAATGAGACATTTTATTACCACAGCACATCTGAAGCATGGAATGTTTACGTTAAAG AGCACCTGACAAAGCCTGAAATCTCAATTGAGGTCATCAAGAATAGTGATGGAAATATTAGCGCTTGTGTAAAATGCCTTGTGACAAAAGGTTCACCCCCCATAAACTTTACCCTTTTCAATAACAATCACAATGTTGATGCAGTCACCAGTGAACACATGGATGCCTTATTTACACTGCCTATTGCACTGGACCAAGACATGGGCACAGTGTATTGCCAAGCAAACAACAGGAAACATCCACTGAAGAGCAAAGAGCTGAAACTTAAAGTGG ATTCAGTAGGGGGCACTGTGACAATGAGACTGCAAAAATCTGTAGGGAAGGACTTTGAAGTGTTGGGTGTATGGCTGCATTGCCTTGTGGAGAGAGGAACGCTTATCCAGTACAACTGGTTCATCAATAACACAAGACTGGAGAGAAAAGGGTCATTTTATAGAACATTCAAATCAGACAACTCAGGCCTCACAGTCAGGCTGTACCCAAACAGTGATACTGCTGGGTTCTACCGCTGCGAGGCGTTTAACTCATTTGACAACACTACAAGTGTGAGCAGTACAAAGACTCTGATTAGTCATGAAG TGTTTAACGTAATACCAACCGAAGAGGCAGCCATCATTTTTACCTGTTTCTCATTGCTGATTTGTGCCGTGTTAGCTTGCTGTATTTTTGGAGTTGTGTTAC gaaaaaagCGAGCCAGGACATATAT GTTTAAACTTAAAGACTTCACAGACATGCATAGCTTACTGgttgatgatcatgatgatgataaaaatatgattgagGAGAACatatataaagagaaaaatgatGCACTG gatACAGAGGCATATACTgacaatatatttaatatgctggAAGTTTTACAAGCCTCCATGATGAAAGACTCTGATGAG AGTGAAGAGGAAGACACCAACTTGCATTACAGTTTCTGA
- the tk1 gene encoding thymidine kinase, cytosolic, with protein MDCLNVPRILPNSPRKIRGQIQVIFGPMFSGKSTELMRRVRRFQIAQYSCLVIKYAKDIRYSNMGMATHDKNTMEAVPANCLRDVWNCALQASVIGIDEGQFFPDTVEFCETMANMGKTVIVAALDGTFQRKPFGNILNLIPLAESVVKLNAVCMQCFKEASYTKRLGAEQEVEVIGGADKYQAVCRACYGGLMENKENCDPQRDETPPHVPKGKQVDYSASRKLYASLHL; from the exons ATGGACTGTTTAAACGTACCGAGGATTCTGCCAAATTCTCCAAGAAAAATACGGGGTCAGATTCAG gtcATTTTCGGACCAATGTTCTCAGGAAAAAG TACCGAGCTAATGAGGAGAGTTCGGCGCTTTCAGATCGCCCAATACAGCTGCCTAGTGATCAAATATGCCAAAGACATTCGTTACTCTAACATGGGCATGGCCACACATGACAA AAATACAATGGAAGCCGTGCCAGCTAACTGTCTGCGAGATGTCTGGAATTGTGCCCTACAGGCCTCCGTCATTGGCATTGATGAAGGCCAGTTT TTTCCAGACACTGTTGAATTCTGTGAGACCATGGCAAACATGGGGAAGACTGTCATTGTCGCAGCACTTGATGGCACCTTTCAGAGGAAG CCCTTTGGCAACATACTAAACCTGATCCCTTTAGCCGAGAGTGTGGTGAAGCTAAATGCAGTCTGTATGCAGTGCTTTAAAGAGGCGTCTTACACCAAGAGACTTGGAGCAGAGCAAGAG GTGGAGGTAATTGGAGGAGCTGATAAATACCAAGCAGTGTGCAGGGCATGTTATGGAGGCCTGATGGAGAATAAAGAGAACTGCGACCCCCAGAGGGATGAGACGCCGCCGCACGTTCCGAAGGGGAAGCAGGTGGACTACAGTGCTTCACGCAAGCTTTATGCTTCCCTTCACCTATGA